One genomic window of Candidatus Palauibacter australiensis includes the following:
- a CDS encoding tannase/feruloyl esterase family alpha/beta hydrolase, translating to MTPTRRLAVSSAAVLTLTAFVPAPAVDLVPALTCDELTATSWSGFVLDEVTEVEAGASDPAHCRVRGTIDEEIHFELLLPLAEDWNGRFLMGGGGGFVGSVQNQALQFAGPVSVLTRGFATVGTDTGHQGPGIDASWALNRPDREVNFGHRAVHVTAQTAKTIVRLFYGRDIEYSYFIGCSRGGGQAMMSSQRYPDDFDGIVSGAPAYDWPGLGAFFLQTQQALYPDPNDLATPVITDEAAAILEAAILEACDGNDGVEDGFMTNPMACEIDLASIEGLTDEQRAAAEVIYGGARAGDRHIYPGFPFGGETDPGGWRGWVTGREMQLGPAGPNLQYAFGTQMYKYIIFDDPEFDYSTYDFSDYFSWEEDTRRARSILNATDTDLGAFKTAGGKLILWTGWSDSAIPASGTIAYYEGVAAGDDDADDYTRLFMLPGVLHCAGGPGPDFVDWIAAIQSWVEEDETPERLVATKFGEGENGVEMQRPVCPWPAHAAYNGTGDPRREDSFECVAP from the coding sequence ATGACTCCGACGCGCCGCCTCGCGGTTTCGTCCGCCGCCGTCCTGACCCTGACCGCCTTCGTCCCCGCCCCCGCCGTCGACCTCGTCCCCGCCCTTACGTGCGACGAACTGACCGCCACCTCGTGGAGCGGCTTCGTCCTCGATGAGGTGACGGAGGTCGAGGCCGGCGCGAGCGACCCGGCGCACTGCCGCGTGCGCGGGACGATCGACGAGGAGATCCACTTCGAACTCCTCCTCCCCCTGGCCGAGGACTGGAACGGCCGATTCCTCATGGGCGGCGGCGGCGGGTTCGTGGGGAGCGTCCAGAACCAGGCGCTCCAGTTCGCGGGGCCGGTCTCGGTCCTGACCCGCGGGTTCGCCACGGTGGGGACGGACACGGGACACCAGGGCCCGGGCATCGACGCGAGTTGGGCGCTGAACCGGCCCGACCGCGAGGTGAACTTCGGCCATCGGGCGGTGCACGTGACGGCGCAGACGGCGAAGACGATCGTCCGTCTCTTCTACGGCCGTGACATCGAGTACTCCTATTTCATCGGATGCTCGCGCGGCGGCGGCCAGGCGATGATGTCGTCGCAGCGCTATCCGGACGACTTCGACGGCATCGTGTCCGGGGCTCCGGCCTACGACTGGCCCGGACTCGGCGCCTTCTTCCTCCAGACCCAGCAGGCGCTATATCCCGATCCGAACGACCTCGCGACCCCGGTGATCACGGACGAGGCCGCGGCCATCCTCGAAGCCGCGATCCTCGAGGCGTGCGACGGGAACGACGGCGTGGAGGACGGGTTCATGACGAACCCCATGGCCTGCGAGATCGACCTCGCTTCGATCGAGGGACTGACCGACGAACAGCGGGCGGCCGCGGAGGTGATCTACGGCGGCGCCCGCGCAGGGGACCGGCACATCTACCCCGGCTTCCCGTTCGGGGGCGAGACCGACCCGGGCGGATGGAGGGGTTGGGTCACGGGGCGCGAGATGCAGCTGGGTCCGGCCGGGCCCAACCTCCAATACGCCTTCGGCACGCAGATGTACAAGTACATCATCTTCGACGATCCGGAGTTCGACTACAGCACCTACGACTTCAGCGACTACTTCTCGTGGGAGGAGGACACGCGCCGCGCCCGCTCGATCCTCAACGCGACGGACACGGATCTGGGCGCGTTCAAGACGGCGGGCGGGAAGCTGATCCTGTGGACCGGCTGGTCGGACTCGGCGATCCCCGCCAGCGGAACGATCGCCTACTACGAGGGCGTGGCCGCCGGAGACGACGACGCGGACGACTACACGCGGCTGTTCATGCTGCCCGGCGTGCTGCACTGCGCCGGCGGCCCGGGGCCCGACTTCGTCGACTGGATCGCCGCCATCCAGTCGTGGGTGGAGGAGGACGAGACCCCCGAGCGGCTCGTCGCGACCAAGTTCGGCGAGGGCGAGAACGGTGTCGAGATGCAGCGGCCCGTGTGCCCGTGGCCGGCCCACGCCGCCTACAACGGCACCGGGGATCCGAGGCGCGAAGACAGCTTCGAGTGCGTCGCACCGTAG